One Dialister invisus DSM 15470 genomic region harbors:
- a CDS encoding DUF5058 family protein yields the protein MDVKEFMNSPMMWIMSSFMIINILIMAAVFMRQAFKAAEEMGMEKTECIAGLRSSMITAIGPSFAPVIVLIALMATIGGPTAWMRMNDIGAARTELAMAQISANMAGSSIEGNALSLAGFVFILWGAALNNSGWIIIGGYGAPFLDKAVIYLKENFNATWIKLLMAAASFGLFATLLSNSIIKKTISLNNLYAALISFVVMLIIGKAFAKYKRLQEFSLGIAMLVGMFVAAFFF from the coding sequence ATGGATGTCAAAGAATTTATGAATTCTCCCATGATGTGGATTATGTCCAGTTTTATGATCATCAATATTCTCATCATGGCGGCTGTATTTATGCGCCAGGCGTTTAAAGCCGCCGAAGAAATGGGCATGGAAAAAACCGAGTGTATAGCAGGTCTCCGTTCATCTATGATTACCGCTATCGGCCCCTCCTTTGCACCAGTCATCGTCCTCATTGCTTTAATGGCAACTATTGGCGGGCCTACAGCATGGATGCGTATGAACGATATCGGTGCTGCACGAACTGAATTAGCTATGGCACAAATATCCGCCAATATGGCTGGTTCTTCCATCGAAGGAAATGCGCTCTCCTTGGCTGGTTTCGTATTTATTCTCTGGGGAGCAGCATTAAATAACTCAGGCTGGATTATCATCGGTGGTTATGGTGCACCCTTCCTGGACAAAGCAGTCATCTATCTGAAAGAAAACTTTAACGCCACTTGGATTAAATTACTGATGGCAGCCGCTTCTTTTGGTTTGTTCGCCACCTTGCTTTCCAATTCCATTATCAAGAAAACAATCAGCCTTAATAATTTGTATGCCGCACTTATTTCTTTCGTTGTTATGCTCATTATTGGTAAAGCATTTGCCAAGTATAAACGACTCCAAGAATTCAGCCTTGGCATTGCAATGTTAGTTGGAATGTTTGTTGCCGCATTTTTCTTTTAG
- a CDS encoding barstar family protein encodes MQIRLAPENFKTRETAHTYLKEILHLPDYYGRNLDALYDCLCEIITKTTITVPRVIASDGYLGEYGKTMIAVFHDAAKENKKLQVNFE; translated from the coding sequence ATGCAGATCAGACTTGCTCCTGAAAACTTCAAAACAAGAGAAACAGCCCACACCTACCTGAAGGAAATACTTCATCTCCCGGACTATTACGGCAGGAACTTAGATGCCCTCTACGACTGTCTCTGTGAAATCATTACGAAAACCACGATTACCGTTCCCCGCGTAATCGCTTCGGACGGCTACCTTGGGGAATATGGAAAAACAATGATTGCCGTTTTTCATGACGCTGCTAAAGAAAACAAAAAATTACAAGTAAACTTCGAGTAA
- a CDS encoding ribonuclease domain-containing protein: protein MKKFFAAILTVFLSLGLLTACGGGQQHGASSAPAVQSVERSDTGSADKSKSRIRQNKIYTDSDAVQSSENANKGSTNKEKISRQSYTGSTSVSQSGEQFSAKSPGNAEIRVESDQAYTDKDHVAAYIHIYRKLPPNYITKAEARSLGWKDKGTLDQVAPGKSIGGDRFSNYEKILPDAPGRSWKECDIDYVRGNRNAKRICFSNDGLIYYTSSHYQDFEKIY, encoded by the coding sequence ATGAAAAAATTTTTCGCCGCCATCTTAACTGTCTTTCTTTCCCTCGGACTCCTTACCGCCTGTGGAGGAGGACAGCAGCATGGCGCCTCTTCCGCGCCGGCCGTTCAAAGCGTTGAAAGATCAGATACAGGAAGTGCAGATAAATCAAAAAGCCGCATCAGGCAGAATAAAATCTACACGGATTCCGATGCTGTTCAGAGCAGTGAAAATGCTAACAAAGGGAGCACGAACAAAGAAAAAATCAGTCGACAAAGTTACACAGGCTCCACGTCAGTTTCCCAAAGCGGTGAACAATTCAGCGCAAAAAGTCCGGGCAACGCGGAAATCCGTGTAGAATCGGATCAGGCCTATACCGATAAAGATCATGTAGCGGCATATATCCATATCTACAGGAAACTGCCGCCCAACTATATCACCAAGGCGGAAGCCAGAAGCTTAGGATGGAAAGATAAGGGGACACTTGATCAAGTCGCTCCGGGAAAAAGCATCGGCGGCGACCGCTTCAGCAATTATGAAAAAATCCTCCCTGACGCTCCGGGGCGCAGCTGGAAAGAATGCGACATTGACTACGTCAGGGGGAACAGGAACGCAAAACGTATCTGTTTCTCCAACGATGGCCTTATCTACTACACCTCATCCCACTATCAGGATTTTGAAAAAATATATTAA
- a CDS encoding LysR family transcriptional regulator produces MKLTLLALTYFQKTAELQHLTHAAEALHISQPSLSHTIKMLEQELGVPLFRRSGRNIVLTKYGEILLSHTNRIMSELKHAQKELEDTKEAQDMTVTISIFAASMIIPAFLTEFKKEHPHIRFEIIQQRDRQEINHHSRVDLYLSSSINPIDTDHSITLLKEDILLAMPDTNPLASHASVNLADFEKADFITLQQGVALRNITDFYCRAAGFTPHVILESDNPGTVREFIKAGLGVSFAPRITWYGVGGDHVALVPIATPGCQRYISLSWDENTPLTPPAEELKNYFIKNFKRFAEQYAGVNSSI; encoded by the coding sequence ATGAAACTCACGCTTCTTGCATTGACCTATTTCCAAAAGACCGCAGAGCTCCAGCATCTGACCCACGCGGCGGAAGCGCTTCACATTTCCCAGCCGTCTCTGTCCCACACCATTAAAATGCTGGAGCAGGAGTTGGGCGTCCCCCTGTTTCGCCGATCCGGAAGAAACATCGTCCTCACCAAGTACGGAGAAATCCTTCTCAGCCATACAAACAGGATTATGAGCGAACTTAAGCATGCGCAGAAAGAGCTGGAAGACACCAAAGAAGCACAGGACATGACAGTGACGATTTCCATTTTCGCCGCATCCATGATTATTCCGGCATTCCTTACGGAATTTAAAAAAGAACATCCCCATATCCGTTTCGAAATCATCCAGCAGCGGGACCGTCAGGAAATAAACCATCACTCCCGTGTGGATCTGTACCTGTCAAGCAGTATCAACCCCATTGATACGGATCATTCCATCACACTCCTGAAAGAAGACATCCTTCTCGCCATGCCCGATACGAATCCGCTTGCCTCCCATGCCTCGGTTAATCTGGCAGACTTTGAAAAAGCGGATTTCATCACGCTCCAGCAAGGCGTCGCTTTAAGAAATATTACAGACTTTTACTGCAGGGCGGCAGGTTTCACTCCTCATGTCATTCTGGAGAGCGACAACCCCGGCACCGTACGGGAATTTATCAAAGCGGGTCTCGGCGTCTCCTTTGCACCGAGAATCACCTGGTACGGCGTCGGCGGCGACCATGTAGCACTTGTTCCTATCGCTACCCCAGGCTGCCAGCGGTACATCAGCCTGTCATGGGACGAAAACACACCCCTCACTCCGCCGGCAGAAGAACTGAAAAATTATTTCATTAAAAACTTTAAACGTTTCGCCGAACAATATGCCGGTGTAAACAGTTCTATATAA